The following coding sequences are from one Deinococcus cellulosilyticus NBRC 106333 = KACC 11606 window:
- a CDS encoding ABC transporter ATP-binding protein produces MATLSIKNLSKKLGQNQILKDLSIDVQEGEIIALLGPSGSGKTTLLRCLSGLETPDTGSITLGGKDIFNSQTDTIVPPEKRNIGLVFQSYALWPHKTVAQNVAFGLELRKTPRDQARAKVEQTLNRIGLEGLSERFPGQLSGGQQQRVSLARAFVTDPVLLLLDEPLSNLDAKLREYARVWLREALKAAKMTAVFVTHDQAEAMAIADRIAVLHGGQLAQIATPQELYENPNSLFIADFMGSPNILSGQILQVEQQEATVQVGSSVVKARVNANVRKGEKCKVVLRPERLTLGERTGNSLQGDKEHSLYLGSHYEHWFQVGDERLRVHTPSPVGFGQVSINFTPQSALVFPA; encoded by the coding sequence ATGGCCACTTTGAGCATCAAGAACCTCAGCAAGAAACTCGGTCAGAACCAGATTTTGAAAGACCTCAGCATCGACGTGCAGGAAGGGGAGATCATCGCCCTGCTCGGTCCCTCTGGAAGTGGGAAAACCACCCTGCTTCGTTGCCTCTCCGGTCTGGAGACCCCTGACACGGGCAGCATCACCCTGGGCGGCAAGGACATCTTCAACTCCCAGACGGACACCATTGTCCCACCGGAAAAACGCAACATCGGTCTGGTGTTCCAGTCCTACGCCCTGTGGCCCCACAAAACCGTTGCCCAGAACGTGGCTTTCGGGCTGGAACTCCGCAAAACCCCCAGAGATCAGGCCCGTGCAAAAGTCGAGCAGACCCTGAACCGCATCGGTCTGGAAGGTCTGTCTGAACGCTTCCCCGGGCAGCTTTCCGGAGGGCAGCAACAACGGGTCTCCCTGGCCCGTGCCTTCGTGACCGACCCTGTGCTGTTGCTGCTGGACGAACCCCTCTCCAACCTGGACGCCAAACTCCGCGAGTATGCCCGGGTCTGGCTGCGAGAAGCCCTCAAAGCCGCAAAAATGACCGCCGTCTTCGTGACCCACGATCAGGCAGAAGCCATGGCCATCGCAGACCGCATTGCTGTGCTGCATGGTGGGCAACTCGCCCAGATTGCCACCCCCCAGGAACTCTACGAGAACCCCAATTCGCTGTTTATTGCAGACTTCATGGGAAGCCCCAACATCCTCAGCGGTCAGATTCTGCAGGTCGAACAGCAGGAAGCCACCGTGCAGGTCGGCAGCAGCGTGGTCAAAGCCCGCGTGAATGCCAATGTGCGCAAAGGGGAAAAATGCAAGGTGGTGCTGCGTCCCGAGCGCCTCACCCTCGGAGAACGCACCGGAAACAGCCTGCAGGGGGACAAGGAACACTCCCTGTACCTTGGGTCCCACTACGAGCACTGGTTCCAGGTCGGAGACGAACGCCTGAGGGTCCACACCCCATCCCCTGTGGGATTCGGACAGGTCAGCATCAATTTCACGCCGCAGAGTGCGCTGGTGTTTCCGGCGTAG